A window of Moritella sp. Urea-trap-13 contains these coding sequences:
- the bla gene encoding class A beta-lactamase, whose translation MKNILLCISLVFSSAMASATTLNDSLSAIELRTSGRIGAAVLDTENKQIWHYNGDARFPMMSTFKTLACAKMLSASANGELNTSTKILLKSEALIPWSPVTKPLVGSSITVAQACEATMLTSDNTAVNIVLQHVGGPEGVTAFLRDIGDNVTQLDRIEPELNEAKIGDVRDTTTPNAMVNTLNKLLFANVLSNRDKTQLKTWMQDNKVSDPLLRSVLPPGWSIADRSGAGGYGSRGITAVIWHAERQPLIISIYLTETELSMAERNQVIAEIGQQILNQYVVE comes from the coding sequence ATGAAAAACATATTATTATGCATTAGCTTAGTTTTTTCTAGTGCGATGGCCTCTGCCACGACATTAAATGATTCACTCTCTGCAATTGAACTACGCACTTCTGGTCGCATTGGCGCTGCTGTTTTAGATACCGAAAATAAACAAATTTGGCACTACAATGGCGATGCTCGCTTTCCGATGATGAGCACATTCAAAACCCTAGCTTGTGCGAAAATGCTAAGCGCATCAGCTAATGGTGAGTTGAATACTAGCACTAAAATCTTGCTGAAATCGGAGGCATTAATCCCTTGGTCACCAGTTACTAAACCCCTTGTCGGTAGCAGTATTACAGTAGCACAAGCATGTGAAGCGACGATGCTAACCAGTGATAATACTGCGGTAAATATCGTCTTGCAACATGTTGGCGGCCCTGAGGGTGTTACCGCTTTCTTACGTGACATAGGTGATAATGTGACTCAACTAGATCGCATTGAACCAGAGTTGAATGAAGCTAAGATTGGCGACGTGCGTGATACCACGACACCGAATGCCATGGTTAATACCTTAAACAAATTACTGTTTGCTAATGTGCTGTCTAATCGGGACAAAACGCAGCTTAAAACATGGATGCAAGACAACAAGGTATCAGATCCTTTATTGCGTTCGGTACTACCACCAGGCTGGTCTATTGCTGATCGTTCCGGTGCTGGTGGCTATGGTTCGCGCGGTATCACCGCTGTGATTTGGCATGCAGAACGTCAACCGCTTATCATCAGTATTTACCTAACAGAAACCGAGTTATCAATGGCTGAACGAAACCAGGTGATTGCCGAGATCGGTCAGCAGATACTAAATCAGTACGTGGTCGAATAA